DNA from Flavobacteriales bacterium:
CTGGCGGGCCGCTACCATCAGCCCCGCCAGGAGCTGCGGATCTTCATGTTCCTCGACATGCGGTCGAGCACCGCCATTGCCGAGGAGCTCGGGCATGTGCGCTACTTCCAGCTCATCAACGAGCTCTTCACGGACATCACCGACCCCATCGTGTACTCGCGCGGGGAGATCTACCAGTACGTGGGCGACGAGATCAGCGTGAGCTGGCCGCTGCGCCGCGGGCTGGCGCGCCAGCGGTGCATCCGCTGCTTCCTCGACATCCGGGCCAAGCTGCAGCGCAGGGCCGACTATTACCGGGCGCGCTACGGCATCGTGCCGGCCTTCAAGGCGGGATTCCACTATGGCGAGGTGACCACCGGCGAGGTGGGCCTGGTGAAGAAGGAGCGCATCTACAGCGGCGATGTGGTGAACACCGCCGCCCGCATCCAGAACACGTGCAACGAGCACGGCGTGGACAACCTCATCAGCAAGGAGCTGCTCGACCTGCTGCTCCCCAAGGGCCGCCTGCCGGTGCGCGAGATCGGCAGCATCGCGCTCAGGGGCAGGCGCGCGGCCATCAGCCTGTGGACCATCGAGCCCGGGGCCGCTCCGCCTGCCGCACGGGCCAAGCCGGCCGCTCAATAGGTGTAGGTGCGCCGTCGCGTGGCCACCACCGTATGGCCCAGGGGGCTGCGATACACCACCGCATCGCCGTAGAGCCGGAAGGCGGCGATGGCCGCCTCAGAGCCGAACCGGAAGCGCTCCCCGCCCGCGATACCGCGCAGCTCGCGGTTGATGTCGAGGTAGGCGAGCAGCCCGCCCTCCACCTGCCAGTCCTCGGGCACGTAGGGCTCCACCAGCGTGCTGGCGCCGTCCTTGAAGAGCATGAGCCGTCCGCGGTCCAGGTAGAGCAGCAGGCTGTCCTTCACCCAATAGGCCGATGGCACTCCATCAAGCACCCGGTGCACCACGCCCCGCTCGAAGCACTTCAGGCGCCCGTTGCCGTCGACGAAGGCGATGAGGCCCTGCCCCGCCTGCGCACTGGCCGGCCGCAGGTCGGAGAGCGCATGCTCGGCCCCTCCGAACGCGGCCATGAACACACGGCGATGCCCGTCCCACCAGCCCACGATGCCCCCTCCCGCCACGGCGATGCCCACGTCGGTGCTGTCGCTCAGCACCCGCAGGCGCCCGCCCTGGAAGAGCGAGAGCCGCCGCGCCTCCTTGTTGAAGAGCACCAGGGCATTGGTGCCGAGCAGCCACTGCGGCCGGTCGCTGCCCCGTTCCACCTGGGCCACCGGGTGCACCCGGCCGCGCCAGATCGCCTGCAGCTCGTGGAGCGCCGTATCGTGCACGGCCACCAGGCTGTCGCTGACGCCGAAATCGGCCACCTGCGAGGCCAGGACATGGGCACGGCCCTCGCGGATGCCCTTGAGCGTATCGCCCGCGAGCCAGGCGATGCGGCGGCGGGTGCCCCGCGGCTCGCCGCCCCCCTTGTCCAGCAGGTGCAGTCGCCATCCATCGGGCAGGAAGGCCTTCAGCTGGCCCTGGTGGTCGCGGTACACCAATTGGCCCTCCATGGCATGCATCCATTGCGGCGGACGCGGCTCCAGCTTCTCGAACCGCCCTTCGGCGAAGACCATGAAGCGGTCCTCGTCCGTGACGAAGGGCACGGGCACCTGCGCCTGCATGGCCAGGCGCACAGCGCAGGAAGCGAGCAACAGGGCGATCGGCCGCATCATGGCTCCAGGGTATGGCGGCGCACCACGTGCACGCGCACCTCGCGGCGCTTGCCCTTCACGGGCACCAGGTGCTGGGGGCCGATCTCGAAGCGCCGGCCGGCATCGGGCATGCGCTCGAGCAGCTCGGCGCTCACCAGGATGTCGGTCTTCATCGCCTTGGCGAGCCCCAGCATGCGCGAAACGCTGTTCATCACGTCGCCGCTGAGGTCAACCGTGCGCTTGATGTGCCCCACCTGCGCGCTGAGCACCCGCCCCCCGTGCAGGCCGGCGCGGAACCGCGGCACCAGGCCGAACTCGCGCTTGAGGTCGTTCTCGTGCTCCGCGATCCGCGCGGTGATGTCGAAGTAGAGGTCGAGGCAGTTGAAGCGGCGGATGCCCACGCGCATGGGCCAGGTGAAGATCACCTCATCGCCCACGTACTTGTGGATGTCCGCCTCGTTCCGCAGCACGGCGTCCGTCATCAGCGAGTACACCTGGTTGAGGAAGCGGTAGTAGCGCATGTCGCCCAGCCGCTCGGCGATCTCCGTGCTGCCCACCAGGTCGAGGCTCAGCACCACGCGCTCCTCGCGCTTGGGCCGCTCGTAGCGGCCGAGCAGGAAGCCGAGGAAGGTGCGGCGGCCCATCCACTCCTCCACCTGCACCACCAGGATGGCGATGGAGCTCACCACCACCACGCGCAGCACCAGCTGGTAGAACTGCGCCATGCCGAAGATCTCGTGCATGCGGTAGGGCGTGTCGCTGGCGATCATGGTGAACCGCTCGGAGCCCCACAGCCAGGCGATGCCGATGAGCAGGATGGTGAAGAGGTTCACCAGCAGCACCTTTCCCAGGAACTGCAGGGGCACGGCCAGGGCCCTGAAGCGCCGGCCGAAGAAGTACTCCTCCAGCACGCCGGTCCACAGGCCGAGCAGCATCCACGATCCGAAGATGGCCGCGCTCATGCCCTCGCCGCTGAAGAGGGTGAGCACCAGCGCCACGATGGCCGCCACCAGCGCGTACTTCGCCAGTTTGCGGAGCTTGTAGCGGGTAATGGCGTTCATCAAGCGCGCGAAAGTACGGGGGCCGGAGGCGGCTTCCGGCGCGCATCTTTACGCCATGGACCTCGTGCGCCGCGCCATCGCCCGCTATGTGGCGCTCACCGACGCCGAATGGGAGCGCATCGCCCCGCTGTGGGCCGAGCACGCCTTCAGCCGCGGCGCCGCCATCTGTGCCGTGGGGCAGGTGGAGCGCCGCTTCTACGTGGTGCAGTCGGGCGTGCAACGGCTGTCGTTCCCCCACGATGGCCAGGACATCTGCGTGGGATTCGCCTACGATGGCAGCTGGTGCGGCGAGTACGCCTCCTTCATCACCCAGCGCCCGGCGCGGTTCGATGTGACGGCGCTCACCGACAGCGTGCTGCTGGGCATCGCCCACGCTGATCTGCAGGCGCTCTACCGCGACCTGCCGGTGATGGAGCGCTGGGGCCGCCTGATCGCCGAGGAGCTGCTGGTGGCGCGCGCCGCGCGCGAGATCGAGCAGATGAGCCTCAGCGCCGAGGAACGCTACGACCGGCTGGTGGCGCGCAGCCCCCACCTGCTGCAGCTGGTGCCGCAGAAGGACATCGCCAGCTACCTGCGCATGACGCCGGAGACCTTCAGCCGCCTGCGCCGCCGCCGCTGACCGTTCTTGACCTGCATCAAGCCCCCTCGGGCGCTTCCCGTGCTTGCTTCGCGGCATGGCCCGTGAACCCATCCCCGTAGACCGCCTCGTGAGCGAGCTCTCCGCCGCGCTGCACCAGCAGATCGAGCGCGCCCGCAGCATCGCCAGGCTCCCCGCCGACACCCTCCTGCGCCGTCCGCCGAGCGGCGGATGGAACGCCCTGGAGGTCTTCGAGCACATGAACCTCAGCAGCGGCATCTACCAGCGCGGACTGGAGCGCGCCTTCGCCCGGCCCGGCCCCGCCACAGGCCGCGGAGCCACCTTCCGCCCCGGCCGGATCGGGGAGTTCGCCACGCAGGCCATGCGCCCCAGGCCCGGCGGCCGCATCGCCTGGCGCATGCGCACGCTCAAGCTCTTCGATCCCGCACGGCAGCACGGCGCCACCAGCGAGAGCATCACGCGGTTCATCGCCCTCTGCGAAGGCTTCCTGCGCCTCCTGGAACAGGCGCCCGGCAAGGACCTCGAGGCGCTGCGTGTCACCAGCAGCCTGGGGCCCGTGATCCGCTTCAAGGCGGGCGATGCCTTCCGGTTCCCCATCGCCCACCAGGAGCGGCACTTCCTGCAGATCGCGCGCCTGCTTGCCGCCTGAGCGGAAATGCGGAAGGGACCGCCGGCGGCGGTCCCTTCCCGGAGCCTCCTGTCAGATTTGAACTGACGACCTGCTCATTACGAATGAGCTGCTCTACCGCTGAGCTAAGGAGGCCTTTGCCCCGCCGGCCGGCCCGGGGACCGGGCGACGGGGCGGCAAATGTAACGGACCGGAGCGATCAGCGCTTGGTGAAGCGCACCGTGCCGACGCCCTCCGCCTGCACCGTGTAGAGCCCGGGCTTCAGCGCGGCCACCTCCAGCCGGCGCACCGGGCCTGCGGGCCCTTGGTCCACGGCCACTTGACGGCCCGTGGAATCGAACACGCGCAGCGCGCCCGACGGGGCCGCCAGCTGCAGGAACACCTCATGCTCGGCGGGGTTGGGGTACACGGCAAGCGCGGCACCGGCGCGCTCGGGCAGCGCGGTGGAAAGCCGCAGGTCGAGGGCCATGCTGCCGGCAGCGATGGCCGCAGGCACGGTGGATTGCACCTGCCCGTCGAGCGACAGCACGTGCAGCTCGCCGCTGCTCACGAAATCGGTGGTGGTGGCGTAGAGCACGCCGTTCACGGGGTCCTCGATGAGGCCGTAGACCGTGGGGCTGCCCGCAAGGGTATCGCTCACCGATCCGGCGCCGATATCGAACCGCACCAGCTCGCCCTGGGCGTACTCCAGGAAGTAGACCATCTCCGCAGCCTCCACCAGCGCCGAGGCGGCGCAGCCGGAGTTCTCCGCCACGGTCACCGTGTACTCCAGCGCGGCGGCATCGGCCTCCACGCGGCTGATGGAGCTGCGCGAGAAGTCGGTGTTGTTGAAGGTGAGCACCGCACCGTCGCGCACGAAGAGCTTCTCCGGGTTGAGCCCCTCGGGCCCCAGGTCGATCTCCTGCGCATAGGACTGCGCAACCAGGTCGACCACGCCGACCTTGCCGGCGAGGCTGCTCCAATCGAAGGCGTTGTTCACCGCCAGGTAGGCCTTGTCGCCCACCACCAGCACATCCTCGGCACTCATGGTGAGGCCGTCGGCCGGCGCGATGGTCCACAGCAGCGCGAGGGTCGCCTTGTCGCGGGCCTCGAAGTAGTGCGGAAGCCCGCCCAGCTCACCCCGCGTGAGCAGCAGCAGGTCGTTCCATACGGCCAGCTTGCGCACGCCGGGCACCAGGGCCTCTCCGGTCTGGGCGTAGGAGTCCGCATCGAAGCGCACCACGCGGTCGTCGGCCGCCACGTAGACGCTGCCCGCATCCACCAGCACATCGCTGCCGAAGCGGGGACCGTTGAGCGTGGCCACGGTCTGGTAGGTGCCCGCAGCGGGGTCGTAGCTCCCCAACGTCACGGGAATCAGCTGGCCCCCGCCGCCGAAATAGTCGTAATAGCCTTCGCTGAGCACGAAGACCTGCCTGACCTGCTGCTGGGCCTGCAGCAGAAGCGCTGATGCGAGCGCCGCGCACGAGAGGATGGAACGGTACATGGATGAAAGGTTTGGGCTGCCGCGTTCACCGCGCGGCGTTCTCGATGGTGAAACCCCGGGAACGGCCGTTCGCCTGTACCGCAAGCGACGCGGCCATGGTCCCGTGGCCGTATGACGAAGGCGCACTGGCAGGTCTTCTGGCTCACCGCCCTACCCATCGCGCCTTCCCCTTGCGAGTGGCGATTGCGACGGGCGTCAGCGGTTCACAGCTGCGGGAACAGCTCCCGGTTCGCACGGGATTCCCTTTTCATCCCGCCCGCAGGCGGGAACCATTGCGCGGGCCGAATGTAGGTGCTAGCTCCCACCGAAATGGAAGGCCAGGCCCAGCTGGGCCAACACACCGCCCGAGCGCAAGGTGGCCTCATAGAAATCCATCGTGCTCCGATCGTTCACCTCGCGGGCCTTCAGGTCCATCACCGTGCCCATGTAGCGCACATGGAACTCGAGCCCGAAGGCATCGGTGAACTTCAGCCCCACGCCGGTGCCCAAGCCCACCGCCGCGCCGGAATAGCGCGCATCCTCCTTCACCGCGCCCTCCTCGCGCTGAATCCGCAGCGCCGATGCCCCGAGCTGCAGGGAGGCCATCCACGCGAAGCGGTCCTTGTTCACCAGGTAGAAGCGCGGCTGCAGGCCCACGAGCAGCAGGGCATTGGTGGCCGCCGAGCCGCTGGAGTCGACATAGGCGCCGGGCTCCAGGAAGAGCCCGATGCTGAACGCCCTGCCGAGCCCCATGCCCAGTTCGATCGGCAGGGTGGTGGTGGCGGCCGCATCAGTGGTGCTGCGCGACTGCGAGATGGTGGCGCCGAAGAGGCTCACCTTGAAGGTCTGGTCGTACGCGATGCCGTGCGCGCCGATCGCGCCGCCGATCCCGGCGTGGAAGGTACTCTTGGCGTTGTATTGCGCATGGGCGGCGGCGGAGGCGAGCAGGAGCAGCGGCAGCAGGATGCGGTGCATGGGCAAGAGGTTGGACGGATCGAAAGGTAAGCGACCGGCCCCGGACGCTTCGGGATCCCAACCCTGGCACGCACCTGCCGCGCGCGCCCCTTTACACGGACGGCCGCACCGCCTACCTTCGCCATGCTTCTGATGAACGATGCGGCTCCGGCTGTGTTATAAAGAGGCGAACCAGCGGAACCGTGATGAAGACCCCTGCGAATGCCCAGCCTTCGGGTGAGGAAAAACCGACCGAGGCCTCCAACGAGCAGGCCGTGCAGAAGCCCGGCTATCAGGCTGATGGCAAGTTCGCCTTCGACCCCATGAAGGAACTCAACCTCCCCGCCAACTACGACGAGGTGCTGGCCCGCTTCAAGCGCCTGCAGGGCAGCAGGGCCATGGAATCGCTCAACTGAGCGCTTTTGCTCTTCCGCATCGGGCCCGCCACCGGCGGGCCTTCTGCTTTTGCGGCCCGGCACTGACGGATGCTTGTTTTCGGCGCAACAGGGTTGCTACCTTCAGCCGTCCTCCGCGCGTCCGTTCCGGACCGTGACCCATGGCCCGGAGGGACCTCCACGGTGGCATGTGACCCCAACATCCACCCCAAACCCTTTGTGCCATGAGAGTCTTCGATGCCAAGCACATCAAGAACATCGTCCTCCTGGGATCCCACGGATGCGGCAAGACCACGCTGGCCGAAACCATGCTCTTCGAAGCGGGTCTGATCCAACGCCGCGGCCGAGTCGAGGACAGGAACACCGTGAGCGACTACCACGAACTGGAGCATGAGCGCGGCAGCAGCGTCTACAGCACCGTGCTCCACACCGAGTGGCAGGGCTACAAGATCAACATCATCGATACCCCGGGCCTCGACGACCTGGTGGGCGAGACCATCCCCGCCCTTCGCGTGGCCGATACCTGCGTGCTGCTGCTCAACGCCCATCATGGCGTGGAGGTGGGCACCGACCTGGTTTGGGAGCATTTGCAGCGCTATGACCGTCCGGTGATCATCGGCGTGAACCAGCTCGACCATCCCAACGCCGATTTCGAGGCCACCGTGGGCCAGGCGAAGGAGCACTTCGGCCCGGCCGTCACCGTGATGCAGTATCCCGTGGAGCAGGGCGACGGCTTCCACCGCATCATCGATCTGCTGAAGATGACCATGTATGTCTTCAAGGACGCCGGCGGCAAGCCCGAGAAGCAGCCCATCCCCGCCCATGAGCTGGAGAAGGCCAACGCGCTGCACAAGGAGCTGGTGGAGAAAGCGGCCGAGAACGACGAGACCCTGATGGAGCACTACTTCGACAAGGGCGAGCTCGATGAGGACGAGATGCGCAAGGGTCTGAAGCAGGGCATGATGAAACGGACCTGCTTCCCCGTGTTCTGCCTGAGCGCGCTGCGCAACATGGGCAGCGGACGCCTCATGGGCTTCATCGACAATGTGGCGCCCGCAGCGCTGGAGATGCCCGCCGAGGAGCGCGCCGACGGCGGCACGCTCGAATGCCGCGCTGACGGTCCGCCGGTGCTCTTCACCTTCAAGACCATGATCGAGCCCAAGGCGGGCCACATCACGCTCTTCAAGGTGATGAGCGGCGAGGTGGCCGAAGGCATGGAGCTGGTGAACGACAACACCGGCAGCACCGAGCGGCTCAACCAGCTCTTCATCGTCGACGGCAAGGAGCGCAAGCCGGTGGAGAAGCTCGCGGCCGGCGACATCGGAGGCACCATCAAGCTGAAGGACACCGCCACGGCCCACACGCTGCATGCGCCCGGCAAGGCGGTGAAGCTGCAGCCCATCGCCTTCCCCGAGCCGCGCCTGCGGCAGGTGATCAGGGCCACCGACCTGAAGCTGGAGGAGAAGCTGCACGCCGCGCTGGTCGAGATCCAGAAGGAGGACCCCACCATCGTGCTCCAGTACAGCCGCGAGACGGGCCAGCAGCTGGTGGGCGCGCAGGGCGAGCTGCACCTGAGCCTGCTGAAGTGGAAGCTCAACCACCACTACAGGGTCGACTGCGCCTTCAGCAGCCCGCGCATCCCCTACCGCGAGACCATCCGCAAGGGCGCCGAGGCGAGCTATCGTCACAAGAAGCAGACGGGCGGCAGCGGGCAGTTCGGCGAGGTGCACCTGCGGATCGAGCCGTGGCACGAGGGCATGCCCGAGCCCACCGGCGTGAGCGTGCGCGGCAAGGAGGAGCTCGAGCTGCCCACCGGCGGCAAGCTGGTCTTCTACAACTGCATCGTGGGCGGCGTCATCGACAACAAGTTCATGCCCAGCATCCTCAAGGGCGTCATGGAGAAGATGGAGCGCGGCCCGCTCACCGGATCGCCCGCGCGCGACATCCGCGTGGTGGTCTTCGATGGCAAGATGCACCCCGTGGACAGCAACGACATCAGCTTCAAGATCGCCGGGCTGCAGGCCTTCCGCGAGGCCTTCACCATGGCCGACCCGCAGCTGATGGAACCCATCCAGGAGCTGGAGGTGCGCGTGCCCGCCGACCTCATGGGCGATGTGATGACCGACCTGCAGGGCCGCCGCAGCATCGTGATGGGCGTGGACAGCAGCGGCCGCTACCAGATCATCCGGACGCTGACCCCGCTGGCCGAGCTGGACCGCTACAGCACCGCGCTGCGGAGCCTCACGCAGGGGCGCGGCACCTACACCGAGAAGTTCCATGCCTACCAAGCCGTGCCGGCCGAGCTGCAGCACAGGCTGGTGAGCGGGCACAAGGAGGAAGAGGTGCTGGCCTAGTTGCCATGCAGTCCGACCGCGCGCGCCCTGCGGGAAACCGCGGGGCGCGCGCGCTCACCTACCTTCACCCTGCCGCCATGCCAACCCCGCCCACCGCCCCTGCCCGCGCGATCGCCGCAGCGCTGGCGCTCACCGCGTTCGGGGCCGCGGCCCAAACGCCCTTGGAGTGGACGCGGAGCATCCTCACCGGCTTCACGTGGTACACCAGCGATGCCCCGCAGCTGTTCCGGGCACCCGATTCGGATCTCCTCGTGGCCGGCAATACCCTGGAAGGGGCATCGGAGAGCGACTTCCTCATCGCGCGCTACACGGATTCCGGCGATGCGCTCTGGACCTTCACCTGGGATGGCCCTTCCGGCTCGTACGATCACCTCGCCGCCGCTGCGGTCGATGCCGCGGGCGCCGTCATCGCAACCGGCTATGCACGCGTGGACAGCGCCGATACCGACCTGGCCGTCATCAAGGTGACGCCCGATGGCGAAGCGGCCTGGACCTACACCTTCGATGGCGGCGTGCAGCGACCGGATGCCGGCGTCGCAATCGCGCTGGATGCGGACGGCTCCATCTACGTGACCGGCTATGCGGCCATTGACACCCTGAGGCCCGCCAAGCTGCTCGTGCAGAAGCTCTCGCCGGAGGGGGCCCTGCTCTGGGCGCATGTGCTCGGCGCGGCAGACGAATACGATTGCAGCGGCCGCCTGGTGAAGGTGCTGGATGATGGCATCCGCGTGCTCGGGCACTACTGGCCGTACATCGGCAGCGCCGGCTTCACGCAGACTGTGGTGAGCGCGGACGGCACGCTGATCGCCCATGCCGAGGGCCCGGGCATACAGGGCTTCGGCAGCGCCCAATGCTACGCCATCGACGATGACGGCTACGGCTACGCGGGCGTGTTCGGCCGGTACCGCATCATGCGCATCCGGCCCGACGCCACCACCGACTGGCTCTACGAGCACCCCTCCAACCTCCCGTGGAACGTCTCGGCCGATGAATGCAATGCCCTGGCCATCGATGCCGAAGGGAGCATCCGGGCCACGGGGCGCATCGCCGGTCCCGACTACCTGGGGCCCACCTACACCAATTGCGATGTCCTCACCCTCAAGCTGGATGCATCCGGCACCCTTGCCTGGTCCGATCGCTATGCCTACCAGGATGCCAACTCGTGCGACATGGGCAACGCCATCGCCTTGGATGATGCGCTGAATGCGTACGCCGCCGGCCAGAGCCAGCATGGCGGCATCACCACCCAC
Protein-coding regions in this window:
- a CDS encoding adenylate/guanylate cyclase domain-containing protein, which produces MDSLARLRLRANRTLRITAAWMAMGALSALFEHDALSAAGLGDDLGRRVEDHLLQALTAGLLGGGAYIFLLRDRLRHLAYLPALAIMAALVAAVVFALGAWLPAQADPMGGSATERLLSLIWLGKYLYWLALMGATMLMVRLNDQYGNGGAGHLAGRYHQPRQELRIFMFLDMRSSTAIAEELGHVRYFQLINELFTDITDPIVYSRGEIYQYVGDEISVSWPLRRGLARQRCIRCFLDIRAKLQRRADYYRARYGIVPAFKAGFHYGEVTTGEVGLVKKERIYSGDVVNTAARIQNTCNEHGVDNLISKELLDLLLPKGRLPVREIGSIALRGRRAAISLWTIEPGAAPPAARAKPAAQ
- a CDS encoding adenylate/guanylate cyclase domain-containing protein, translating into MNAITRYKLRKLAKYALVAAIVALVLTLFSGEGMSAAIFGSWMLLGLWTGVLEEYFFGRRFRALAVPLQFLGKVLLVNLFTILLIGIAWLWGSERFTMIASDTPYRMHEIFGMAQFYQLVLRVVVVSSIAILVVQVEEWMGRRTFLGFLLGRYERPKREERVVLSLDLVGSTEIAERLGDMRYYRFLNQVYSLMTDAVLRNEADIHKYVGDEVIFTWPMRVGIRRFNCLDLYFDITARIAEHENDLKREFGLVPRFRAGLHGGRVLSAQVGHIKRTVDLSGDVMNSVSRMLGLAKAMKTDILVSAELLERMPDAGRRFEIGPQHLVPVKGKRREVRVHVVRRHTLEP
- a CDS encoding Crp/Fnr family transcriptional regulator, which encodes MDLVRRAIARYVALTDAEWERIAPLWAEHAFSRGAAICAVGQVERRFYVVQSGVQRLSFPHDGQDICVGFAYDGSWCGEYASFITQRPARFDVTALTDSVLLGIAHADLQALYRDLPVMERWGRLIAEELLVARAAREIEQMSLSAEERYDRLVARSPHLLQLVPQKDIASYLRMTPETFSRLRRRR
- a CDS encoding DinB family protein; the protein is MAREPIPVDRLVSELSAALHQQIERARSIARLPADTLLRRPPSGGWNALEVFEHMNLSSGIYQRGLERAFARPGPATGRGATFRPGRIGEFATQAMRPRPGGRIAWRMRTLKLFDPARQHGATSESITRFIALCEGFLRLLEQAPGKDLEALRVTSSLGPVIRFKAGDAFRFPIAHQERHFLQIARLLAA
- a CDS encoding T9SS type A sorting domain-containing protein, with protein sequence MYRSILSCAALASALLLQAQQQVRQVFVLSEGYYDYFGGGGQLIPVTLGSYDPAAGTYQTVATLNGPRFGSDVLVDAGSVYVAADDRVVRFDADSYAQTGEALVPGVRKLAVWNDLLLLTRGELGGLPHYFEARDKATLALLWTIAPADGLTMSAEDVLVVGDKAYLAVNNAFDWSSLAGKVGVVDLVAQSYAQEIDLGPEGLNPEKLFVRDGAVLTFNNTDFSRSSISRVEADAAALEYTVTVAENSGCAASALVEAAEMVYFLEYAQGELVRFDIGAGSVSDTLAGSPTVYGLIEDPVNGVLYATTTDFVSSGELHVLSLDGQVQSTVPAAIAAGSMALDLRLSTALPERAGAALAVYPNPAEHEVFLQLAAPSGALRVFDSTGRQVAVDQGPAGPVRRLEVAALKPGLYTVQAEGVGTVRFTKR
- a CDS encoding elongation factor G is translated as MRVFDAKHIKNIVLLGSHGCGKTTLAETMLFEAGLIQRRGRVEDRNTVSDYHELEHERGSSVYSTVLHTEWQGYKINIIDTPGLDDLVGETIPALRVADTCVLLLNAHHGVEVGTDLVWEHLQRYDRPVIIGVNQLDHPNADFEATVGQAKEHFGPAVTVMQYPVEQGDGFHRIIDLLKMTMYVFKDAGGKPEKQPIPAHELEKANALHKELVEKAAENDETLMEHYFDKGELDEDEMRKGLKQGMMKRTCFPVFCLSALRNMGSGRLMGFIDNVAPAALEMPAEERADGGTLECRADGPPVLFTFKTMIEPKAGHITLFKVMSGEVAEGMELVNDNTGSTERLNQLFIVDGKERKPVEKLAAGDIGGTIKLKDTATAHTLHAPGKAVKLQPIAFPEPRLRQVIRATDLKLEEKLHAALVEIQKEDPTIVLQYSRETGQQLVGAQGELHLSLLKWKLNHHYRVDCAFSSPRIPYRETIRKGAEASYRHKKQTGGSGQFGEVHLRIEPWHEGMPEPTGVSVRGKEELELPTGGKLVFYNCIVGGVIDNKFMPSILKGVMEKMERGPLTGSPARDIRVVVFDGKMHPVDSNDISFKIAGLQAFREAFTMADPQLMEPIQELEVRVPADLMGDVMTDLQGRRSIVMGVDSSGRYQIIRTLTPLAELDRYSTALRSLTQGRGTYTEKFHAYQAVPAELQHRLVSGHKEEEVLA
- a CDS encoding T9SS type A sorting domain-containing protein; the protein is MPTPPTAPARAIAAALALTAFGAAAQTPLEWTRSILTGFTWYTSDAPQLFRAPDSDLLVAGNTLEGASESDFLIARYTDSGDALWTFTWDGPSGSYDHLAAAAVDAAGAVIATGYARVDSADTDLAVIKVTPDGEAAWTYTFDGGVQRPDAGVAIALDADGSIYVTGYAAIDTLRPAKLLVQKLSPEGALLWAHVLGAADEYDCSGRLVKVLDDGIRVLGHYWPYIGSAGFTQTVVSADGTLIAHAEGPGIQGFGSAQCYAIDDDGYGYAGVFGRYRIMRIRPDATTDWLYEHPSNLPWNVSADECNALAIDAEGSIRATGRIAGPDYLGPTYTNCDVLTLKLDASGTLAWSDRYAYQDANSCDMGNAIALDDALNAYAAGQSQHGGITTHYDFSITKVSPEGTLIGELRYDGPDSGDDALTSIAVTPSAIYVAGISMDAAGRSHLVTQKYSNTVGMAEAAAPLIGAPSPNPFSARFLLETGPGARDSDLVLTDIHGRTVRRLGRPQGERMTVERDGLPAGIYVLLALRHGAPVLARRVVAE